From the genome of Vicia villosa cultivar HV-30 ecotype Madison, WI linkage group LG2, Vvil1.0, whole genome shotgun sequence, one region includes:
- the LOC131652429 gene encoding F-box protein PP2-A12-like produces MGLRFSSFLSYSTASSGPTLGDLPESCVASIIGYMDPPQICQLATLNRAFNAASSADFVWESKLPTNYHLILNKIFDGFCIDLGKRDIYVSLCRLNDLDKGTKKVWLDRGSGKLCLAISANKGLSITGVDDRRYWNHILTEESRFSTVAYLQHTWWFEVEGEVDFPFPAGTYSLFFRVHLGRAHKRFGRRVCNTEHVHGWDKKPVQFQIWTSDGQYVASQCFLIGPGNWTFYHAGDFTVADGNSSTKVKFSMTQIDCTHTKGGLCLDSAFIYPSEFKKSKAFLNCS; encoded by the exons ATGGGTCTTCGGTTTTCTTCCTTTTTATCTTACTCAACCGCTTCTTCCGGTCCCACTCTCGGTGATTTACCGGAGAGTTGCGTCGCTTCCATTATCGGGTATATGGATCCTCCTCAGATCTGTCAACTTGCGACATTGAATCGAGCTTTTAACGCTGCTTCTTCTGCTGATTTTGTTTGGGAATCGAAATTGCCGACTAATTATCATCTTATCCTCAACAAAATCTTCGATGGTTTTTGTATTGATTTGGGTAAACGTGATATTTATGTTTCGCTTTGTCGTCTCAATGATCTTGACAAAGGCACTAAG AAAGTTTGGCTTGATAGAGGGAGTGGTAAGCTTTGTTTGGCTATATCAGCTAATAAGGGACTATCGATAACTGGGGTTGATGATAGGAGATATTGGAATCATATTCTTACTGAAGAATCTAG ATTCAGTACTGTCGCATACCTTCAGCATACTTGGTGGTTTGAAGTGGAGGGGGAAGTTGACTTTCCATTTCCAGCTGGGACATACAGCTTATTCTTCAGAGTACACCTTGGGCGAGCCCACAAGAGGTTTGGACGTCGGGTCTGCAACACTGAACACGTTCATGGGTGGGACAAAAAGCCTGTGCAATTCCAAATTTGGACTTCTGATGGGCAATACGTTGCCTCCCAATGTTTTCTGATAGGACCTGGCAATTGGACTTTTTACCATGCAGGCGATTTCACTGTTGCAGATGGAAATTCATCAACCAAAGTCAAGTTCTCTATGACTCAAATTGATTGCACACACACTAAAGGTGGTCTCTGCTTGGATTCTGCTTTTATTTACCCAAGCGAATTCAAAAAGAGTAAGGCATTTTTAAATTGCTCCTGA